From the Campylobacter concisus genome, one window contains:
- the luxS gene encoding S-ribosylhomocysteine lyase: MPLLDSFCVDHVKMQAPGVRLAKSMKTPKGDDISVFDLRFCKPNEEILPEKGTHTLEHLFAGFMRNHLNGNGVEIIDISPMGCRTGFYMSVIGTPSEEAVKKAWLASMKDILEVKDQDKIPELNKFQCGTYKMHSLDEAHAIAKKILDLGLVIINNDEIKLDVDAMGLKKH, encoded by the coding sequence ATGCCACTACTTGATAGTTTTTGTGTAGATCATGTAAAAATGCAAGCCCCAGGAGTAAGACTAGCAAAAAGTATGAAAACGCCAAAGGGCGATGATATCAGCGTTTTTGACTTGAGATTTTGCAAGCCAAATGAAGAAATTTTGCCAGAAAAGGGCACTCACACTTTAGAGCACCTATTTGCTGGCTTTATGAGAAACCATCTAAACGGCAACGGCGTAGAGATCATTGACATTTCGCCGATGGGCTGTAGGACTGGCTTTTATATGAGTGTCATTGGCACACCTAGTGAAGAAGCCGTAAAAAAGGCATGGCTTGCTTCTATGAAAGACATCTTAGAGGTCAAAGACCAAGATAAAATCCCAGAGCTAAATAAATTTCAATGTGGCACTTACAAGATGCACTCACTTGATGAAGCTCATGCCATAGCAAAGAAAATTCTTGATCTTGGTTTAGTCATCATAAATAACGATGAGATCAAGCTTGATGTTGATGCTATGGGACTAAAAAAGCACTGA
- a CDS encoding MOSC domain-containing protein, protein MAIVKALLIGEVKNYGSQSATDKLNTPWSSAIFKVAQNGEIFANELGFVGDSVADTKHHGGPEKAIFANSFSNYAQWEKFLGFKNMAYGAMGENLCIDGLDESNVCVGDIHKVGSLVLQVSQPRKPCFKLSRRWGNENMATHIFETGLTGWYYRVITPGSCKVGDVIEVVEKDPVHMSILEINRLFYSPNKNLNLLEKFNSLTTLPKSWYGDMERRIQGIYSTEYMRNL, encoded by the coding sequence ATGGCAATAGTAAAAGCATTATTAATCGGCGAGGTAAAAAACTATGGCTCGCAAAGTGCGACTGACAAGCTAAATACACCTTGGAGCTCAGCTATATTTAAAGTAGCTCAAAATGGTGAAATTTTTGCAAATGAGCTTGGCTTTGTGGGCGATAGCGTCGCTGATACGAAGCATCATGGCGGCCCAGAAAAAGCTATATTTGCAAATTCGTTTTCAAACTATGCTCAGTGGGAGAAATTTTTAGGATTTAAAAATATGGCTTACGGAGCTATGGGTGAGAATTTGTGCATTGATGGGCTTGACGAGAGCAATGTCTGCGTGGGCGATATCCATAAGGTCGGCTCACTAGTCCTTCAAGTATCGCAGCCAAGAAAGCCATGCTTTAAGCTCTCAAGAAGATGGGGCAATGAAAATATGGCTACTCACATCTTTGAAACAGGCCTTACAGGCTGGTACTACCGCGTAATAACACCAGGATCGTGTAAAGTGGGCGACGTAATAGAAGTTGTAGAAAAAGATCCAGTTCATATGAGCATTTTAGAGATAAACAGGCTCTTTTACTCGCCAAATAAAAATTTAAATTTACTTGAGAAATTTAACTCTCTTACCACTCTTCCAAAAAGTTGGTATGGTGACATGGAAAGACGTATTCAAGGTATTTATAGTACGGAATATATGAGAAATTTATAA
- the ruvC gene encoding crossover junction endodeoxyribonuclease RuvC, whose amino-acid sequence MVMKILGIDPGTKNCGYAILEKNKFKTTLLEAGLIKIKPNTLQYQITELCEGLDLIFKNHKFDEVAIEDIFFAYNPKTVLKLAQFRGALSLKILQLHGDFAEYTPLQVKKAVTGKAKADKEQVAFMVKKILGINKEIKPLDITDAIAIALTHANNLRIS is encoded by the coding sequence ATAGTGATGAAAATTTTAGGAATTGATCCAGGCACGAAGAATTGTGGTTATGCAATACTTGAAAAAAATAAATTTAAAACTACTCTTCTTGAAGCAGGACTCATAAAAATAAAACCAAACACACTTCAGTATCAGATTACCGAGCTTTGCGAGGGGCTTGATCTCATCTTTAAAAATCATAAATTTGACGAGGTTGCGATCGAAGATATATTTTTTGCTTACAACCCAAAAACGGTTTTAAAGCTCGCTCAGTTTCGTGGAGCACTTAGCCTTAAAATTTTACAGCTTCATGGTGATTTCGCCGAATACACACCGCTTCAGGTGAAAAAAGCTGTCACTGGCAAGGCCAAAGCTGATAAAGAGCAAGTGGCGTTTATGGTGAAGAAAATTTTAGGTATAAACAAAGAGATAAAACCACTTGATATCACCGATGCGATCGCGATCGCGCTAACTCACGCAAATAATTTAAGAATAAGCTAA
- the dnaA gene encoding chromosomal replication initiator protein DnaA, whose translation MIADEILENLSTQISPEEYQSYIKQLKFNEKASDDHIIVFTAPNELMAKFINTRYADKIAHLYEVRTGIKPNIEISSTKSSKVSKQNQINVKQIKTQSSILNPSYTFENFVCGASNQYAFLSAKAAAEKPGVLYNPLFIYGTTGLGKTHLLQSVGNHCLNKGKTVICVTSEQFMIDFTSHINNHSMPKFREKYRNCDVLLIDDVQFLGKTDKIQEEFFNTYNELLAKNGQIVMTSDRPPKTLKGFEDRMISRFDKAFMADITPPELDTKIAIIIKKCEFDKIDLNKEVINYIATNMGDNIREIEGAIINLNVFKTLMKEEITLDLAKSILKDLIKEKRENINFDTIVEIVSKELNIKQSDIKSKSRVTNIVEARRIIIYLAKMLTTNSMPQIANYFGMKDHSAVSHNIKKINELIQTNEIFSLKVTELKNKILTKG comes from the coding sequence TTGATAGCAGACGAAATTTTAGAAAATCTTTCAACACAAATTTCACCTGAAGAATACCAAAGTTATATCAAACAATTAAAATTTAACGAAAAGGCTTCAGACGATCATATTATAGTATTCACTGCACCAAATGAGTTAATGGCTAAATTTATAAATACAAGATATGCTGATAAGATCGCTCATCTATATGAAGTTAGAACAGGGATAAAGCCAAATATTGAAATTTCATCTACTAAAAGTAGCAAGGTATCAAAACAAAATCAAATAAATGTCAAACAAATAAAAACACAAAGTAGCATTTTAAATCCAAGCTACACATTTGAAAATTTTGTCTGCGGTGCATCAAATCAATACGCATTTTTAAGCGCAAAAGCAGCTGCTGAAAAACCTGGCGTACTTTATAATCCACTTTTTATCTATGGCACCACGGGACTTGGCAAGACTCACTTACTCCAGTCAGTCGGAAATCACTGCCTAAATAAAGGAAAAACCGTTATTTGTGTAACTAGCGAACAATTTATGATAGATTTTACCAGTCACATAAATAATCACTCAATGCCAAAATTTCGTGAAAAATATAGAAACTGCGACGTTTTACTAATAGACGATGTACAGTTTCTTGGTAAAACTGATAAAATCCAAGAGGAATTTTTCAACACATATAATGAACTTTTAGCAAAAAATGGTCAAATAGTTATGACTTCAGATCGACCTCCAAAAACACTAAAAGGCTTTGAGGATAGGATGATTTCAAGATTTGATAAGGCTTTTATGGCTGATATTACGCCGCCTGAACTTGATACAAAAATAGCCATCATCATCAAAAAATGTGAATTTGATAAAATAGATCTAAATAAAGAGGTCATAAACTACATAGCTACAAACATGGGAGATAATATCCGTGAGATCGAGGGAGCTATCATAAATTTAAACGTATTTAAAACTCTTATGAAAGAAGAGATCACACTTGATCTTGCAAAAAGTATATTAAAAGATTTAATCAAAGAAAAACGTGAAAATATAAATTTCGATACTATCGTTGAAATAGTTAGTAAAGAGCTAAATATCAAACAAAGTGATATAAAAAGCAAATCAAGAGTTACAAATATCGTAGAAGCAAGACGAATCATCATATATCTTGCAAAGATGCTTACAACAAACTCAATGCCACAAATTGCAAACTATTTTGGCATGAAAGATCACAGTGCAGTTAGCCATAATATTAAAAAGATAAATGAGCTAATACAAACTAATGAAATTTTTAGTCTAAAAGTTACTGAATTAAAAAACAAAATTTTGACAAAAGGATAA
- the dnaN gene encoding DNA polymerase III subunit beta, producing the protein MKVLINKNMLESIVTNTNPYLEKRDLSAITSHIYISAKDGVLNIKATDHEIGLAYKLSNVKIVDQGYATANGKKLLDIIKSLKDEEVMLETVNNYLYIKQKNSKYKLPMYKFEDFPEFPTIEGKSKFDVDAVMLGRSLKKILPSIDSNNPKFELNGAFLDIKQDFINIVGTDTRRLSVFKFQTPTEKEFSLIIPKKAINEIQKLFFDKIEIYYDENILIAQSQNFEFFTKLINGKFPDYERVIPKEVRKRLQLSRDKMIDGIKTISMLSDTMKITFSKDNITFESVIEDNSEAKTTIDYQTGLELGDEFFIGIKNRYLLDFLSSIEDENFELGFNESSLAFVVNSKELTTVIMPINL; encoded by the coding sequence ATGAAAGTTTTAATAAACAAAAATATGCTTGAAAGCATAGTAACAAATACAAACCCATATCTTGAAAAAAGAGATCTTAGTGCTATAACTTCTCACATTTATATCTCAGCAAAAGATGGGGTTTTAAATATAAAAGCAACTGATCATGAGATAGGATTAGCATATAAGTTAAGTAATGTAAAAATTGTTGATCAAGGTTATGCAACTGCAAATGGTAAAAAACTACTTGACATTATAAAAAGTCTAAAAGACGAAGAAGTGATGTTGGAAACTGTAAATAACTATCTTTATATAAAACAAAAAAACTCAAAATACAAACTTCCAATGTATAAATTTGAAGATTTTCCAGAATTTCCAACGATTGAGGGTAAATCAAAATTTGATGTTGATGCTGTTATGTTAGGAAGAAGTTTAAAGAAAATTTTACCAAGTATTGATAGTAATAACCCAAAATTTGAACTAAATGGTGCATTCCTTGATATTAAACAAGACTTTATAAATATAGTCGGCACTGACACAAGAAGACTTAGTGTATTTAAATTTCAAACACCAACTGAAAAAGAATTTTCACTTATAATCCCTAAAAAAGCTATCAATGAAATACAAAAACTATTTTTTGACAAGATAGAAATTTATTATGATGAGAATATCTTAATCGCTCAAAGCCAAAATTTTGAATTTTTCACAAAACTTATAAATGGTAAATTTCCAGACTATGAACGTGTCATACCAAAAGAAGTAAGAAAAAGACTTCAATTAAGTAGAGATAAGATGATAGATGGTATAAAAACTATCTCAATGCTAAGTGATACAATGAAAATAACTTTTTCAAAAGATAACATAACATTTGAAAGTGTTATAGAAGATAACTCTGAAGCAAAAACTACGATAGATTATCAAACTGGTTTAGAGCTTGGAGATGAATTTTTCATAGGTATAAAAAATAGATATCTACTTGACTTTTTAAGTAGCATCGAGGATGAAAATTTTGAGCTTGGATTTAATGAAAGCTCACTAGCATTTGTTGTAAATTCAAAAGAATTAACAACAGTAATAATGCCGATAAATTTATAA
- the gyrB gene encoding DNA topoisomerase (ATP-hydrolyzing) subunit B — MENNYGAENIKVLKGLEAVRKRPGMYIGDTNISGLHHMIYEVVDNSIDEAMAGYCDTIDVELTREGSAIISDNGRGIPVDMHPTEKISAATVVLTVLHAGGKFDKDTYKVSGGLHGVGVSVVNALSKKLVVNIKRDGKLHRQEFAKGIPQSDLEVIKTTNRTGTQVEFWPDDSIFEVTEFDDEILVKRFRELAYLNPKITINFKDQRNGRSESFHFEGGLESFVTDMNKANPVSKAVSFSGGEDDVMVDFALLYNDTYSENLLSFVNNIKTPDGGTHEAGFRAGLTRVITNYVQANAAAREKDTKITGEDIREGLIAVVSVKVPEPQFEGQTKGKLGSSYVKPIVQKMVFDVLTKYFEENPIEARAIMDKALMAARGREAAKKARDLTRKKESMSVGTLPGKLADCQSKDPVISELYLVEGDSAGGSAKQGRDRVFQAILPLKGKILNVEKARLDKILKSDEIKNMITALGCGIGDEFDAEKLRYHKIIIMTDADVDGSHIQTLLLTFFFRFLNKVVENGHIYLAQPPLYRYKKGKKEIYLKDEKALNEFLIETGIEGVDIEGIGSADLIDFLKIVAAYRSVLKELEKRFNVLSAIRYMIENPDIVSKSYNEIFEILKNFLKAEGHNILNHYVSEDEIRIYVQTESGLEELVVNENLFTNPLYEEALYISQKIKEHGLDLHSDVIDVLDEVEKNAKKGAYIQRYKGLGEMNPEQLWETTMNPENRRLLKIDINDAISASDTFNLFMGDEVEPRRNYIQDHAKDVKHLDI; from the coding sequence ATGGAAAATAATTACGGCGCAGAAAATATCAAAGTACTAAAAGGTCTTGAGGCGGTCAGGAAGCGCCCAGGCATGTATATAGGCGATACTAACATAAGCGGTCTTCACCATATGATCTACGAAGTCGTTGATAACTCTATCGACGAAGCGATGGCAGGATATTGTGATACGATAGATGTTGAGCTTACACGTGAGGGCTCAGCGATCATTAGCGATAATGGCCGTGGTATCCCAGTAGATATGCACCCGACTGAGAAAATTTCAGCTGCGACTGTTGTTTTAACTGTACTTCACGCTGGTGGTAAATTTGACAAAGATACTTATAAGGTCTCTGGCGGTCTTCACGGCGTTGGTGTATCTGTCGTAAATGCCCTTTCTAAAAAACTAGTCGTAAATATCAAACGTGATGGCAAGCTTCACAGACAAGAATTTGCAAAAGGTATCCCACAAAGCGATCTTGAAGTTATAAAAACTACAAACCGCACAGGCACACAAGTCGAATTTTGGCCAGATGATAGCATATTTGAAGTGACTGAATTTGATGACGAAATTTTAGTAAAGAGATTTCGCGAGCTAGCCTATCTAAACCCAAAGATAACTATAAATTTTAAAGATCAAAGAAATGGCAGAAGTGAGAGTTTTCATTTTGAGGGTGGACTTGAGAGCTTTGTAACTGATATGAACAAGGCAAATCCTGTTAGCAAAGCTGTCTCATTTAGCGGCGGCGAAGATGATGTTATGGTTGATTTTGCATTACTTTACAACGACACTTATAGTGAAAATTTACTAAGCTTTGTAAATAACATCAAAACTCCAGATGGCGGTACACACGAAGCTGGATTTAGAGCTGGCCTTACAAGAGTTATCACAAACTACGTTCAAGCAAATGCTGCTGCACGTGAAAAAGATACAAAGATAACTGGTGAAGATATCCGCGAGGGACTTATCGCAGTTGTGAGCGTAAAAGTGCCAGAGCCGCAGTTTGAGGGACAAACAAAGGGTAAACTAGGTTCTAGCTACGTAAAACCTATCGTTCAAAAGATGGTTTTTGACGTGCTTACAAAGTATTTTGAAGAAAATCCTATCGAAGCAAGAGCGATAATGGATAAAGCTCTAATGGCAGCTCGTGGTAGAGAAGCCGCTAAAAAAGCTAGGGATCTAACTCGTAAAAAAGAGAGTATGAGCGTAGGTACACTCCCTGGTAAACTAGCTGATTGTCAGAGCAAAGACCCAGTCATCAGCGAGCTATACTTAGTGGAGGGCGACTCTGCGGGCGGTTCTGCAAAGCAAGGACGTGATAGAGTTTTTCAAGCGATATTGCCGCTTAAGGGTAAAATTCTAAACGTTGAAAAGGCAAGACTAGATAAAATTTTAAAGTCTGACGAGATAAAAAATATGATAACAGCTCTAGGTTGCGGCATCGGAGATGAATTTGACGCTGAGAAGCTTAGATATCATAAGATCATCATTATGACCGACGCCGACGTCGATGGTAGCCACATCCAGACACTGCTTTTGACCTTCTTCTTTAGATTTTTAAATAAAGTTGTAGAAAACGGCCACATCTACCTAGCTCAGCCGCCACTTTACCGCTATAAAAAAGGTAAGAAAGAAATTTATCTAAAAGATGAAAAGGCATTAAACGAATTTCTTATCGAAACTGGCATAGAAGGTGTTGATATAGAGGGTATCGGCAGTGCTGATTTGATTGATTTTTTAAAGATCGTTGCAGCTTATAGAAGTGTCTTAAAAGAGCTTGAAAAACGCTTTAACGTCCTTTCAGCGATCCGCTATATGATAGAAAATCCAGACATCGTCTCAAAAAGCTACAATGAAATTTTTGAAATTTTAAAGAATTTCTTAAAAGCTGAGGGTCATAACATCCTAAACCACTACGTTAGCGAAGATGAGATTAGAATTTATGTGCAAACTGAAAGCGGCCTAGAAGAGCTTGTAGTAAATGAAAATTTATTCACAAACCCACTTTATGAAGAGGCGCTTTACATCAGCCAAAAGATAAAAGAGCATGGCCTAGACTTGCATAGTGACGTTATAGACGTGCTTGATGAAGTAGAAAAAAATGCGAAAAAAGGTGCATATATCCAGCGCTACAAAGGTCTTGGTGAGATGAACCCAGAGCAGCTTTGGGAGACAACTATGAACCCTGAGAATAGAAGACTTTTAAAGATCGATATAAACGACGCTATAAGCGCTTCTGACACGTTTAATCTCTTTATGGGCGATGAGGTCGAGCCAAGAAGAAACTACATCCAAGACCACGCAAAAGACGTTAAACACTTGGATATTTAA
- the queF gene encoding preQ(1) synthase, translating into MSEDLKLEMKYGEKILKEFDVESDLEVWENKQTRDYVIKITLPEFCCLCPRSGYPDFATIYLEYIPNKLVVELKAIKLYINSFMNRNISHEDSINEIYSVLEKKLEPKFMKIVGDFNPRGNVHTVIEISSDLVVKKPAEEKEFTPRTRERSSFGDKPRERRNTSDRGSSRGTGSRGGRDDKFKKDDKPRRSSNKDGFRKISYADDKKPKVVKKDK; encoded by the coding sequence ATGAGCGAAGATCTAAAGTTAGAGATGAAATATGGTGAGAAAATTTTGAAAGAATTTGACGTAGAGAGTGACCTTGAGGTCTGGGAAAATAAGCAAACAAGGGACTATGTCATAAAGATCACTCTGCCTGAATTTTGCTGCCTTTGCCCTCGTTCTGGTTATCCTGACTTTGCGACGATATATCTTGAGTACATACCAAACAAGCTTGTTGTTGAGCTAAAAGCGATAAAGCTTTATATAAATAGCTTTATGAACCGCAATATCAGCCACGAAGATAGTATAAATGAAATTTACTCTGTTTTAGAGAAAAAACTAGAGCCAAAATTTATGAAAATAGTTGGCGACTTTAACCCACGTGGAAATGTCCATACAGTTATCGAGATCAGCTCTGATCTAGTGGTGAAAAAGCCAGCTGAAGAGAAAGAATTTACTCCAAGAACTAGAGAAAGAAGCAGCTTTGGCGACAAGCCACGCGAAAGACGTAATACAAGCGATCGTGGTAGCAGTAGAGGCACTGGCAGCAGAGGTGGCAGAGATGATAAATTTAAAAAAGATGACAAACCAAGAAGAAGCTCAAATAAAGATGGCTTTAGAAAGATAAGCTATGCCGATGATAAGAAGCCAAAAGTAGTCAAAAAGGATAAATAA
- a CDS encoding HD domain-containing protein, which produces MISAKLIEHIFKAASISRWNDYPKMANLVELDKQAHKFIIAYFIAKQEQDADMNYIIEAGIFEFLSRVVVTDIRPDVFHHIQKTKKEQINSWVLNNLEELISEIEDGKFLERFKNHFKNDKKHEKERLILKAASYLATRWEFSIVYQTSQFLSDIDELKAKVEEEMEDYYELIGVRKIAMNQKLARLVDLSGRLRFQKRWAQTPRIPETAVLGHMLVVAILSYFYSLKAKACKKRLENNFFCALFHDLPESLTRDIISPVKYGVKGLNEIISEYEMRLIDERILPFVPEKIKDEFSYILGIRKDGEKFIKDEFENRTYERKIICHEGTMENVNEDKFNPIDGKALKYCDKLSAYIEAGISISYGVKSKELTDGFNNMYKFFSEKPKIDGVDFLEICDDFNEHFGLERPPLR; this is translated from the coding sequence ATGATAAGTGCTAAGCTTATAGAACATATCTTTAAAGCAGCATCTATATCACGTTGGAACGACTATCCAAAGATGGCAAATTTAGTCGAGCTTGATAAGCAGGCTCATAAATTTATTATCGCTTATTTCATAGCAAAACAAGAGCAAGACGCCGATATGAACTATATCATTGAGGCTGGAATTTTTGAGTTTTTAAGTAGGGTCGTAGTCACTGACATACGTCCAGATGTCTTTCATCACATACAAAAGACAAAAAAAGAGCAGATAAATAGCTGGGTCTTAAACAACCTAGAGGAGCTGATCTCAGAAATAGAAGATGGTAAGTTTTTAGAGAGATTTAAAAACCACTTTAAAAATGATAAAAAGCATGAAAAAGAGCGCCTCATCCTAAAAGCAGCCAGCTATCTTGCCACGAGGTGGGAATTTTCCATAGTCTATCAAACGAGCCAGTTTTTAAGCGATATCGACGAGCTTAAGGCGAAGGTTGAGGAGGAGATGGAGGATTATTACGAGTTAATAGGCGTTAGAAAGATTGCTATGAATCAAAAATTAGCCCGCCTAGTTGATCTTAGTGGCAGGTTAAGGTTTCAAAAGCGCTGGGCACAAACACCTCGCATCCCTGAAACTGCGGTCTTAGGACATATGCTGGTTGTTGCGATACTTAGTTATTTTTACTCACTCAAAGCAAAAGCTTGCAAAAAACGTTTAGAAAATAACTTCTTTTGCGCACTATTTCACGACCTACCAGAGAGCCTCACAAGAGATATCATAAGCCCTGTGAAATACGGTGTAAAAGGGCTAAATGAGATCATCAGCGAGTATGAGATGAGGCTTATTGATGAGAGGATTTTGCCATTTGTACCCGAAAAAATAAAAGATGAGTTTAGCTACATCCTTGGCATCAGAAAAGATGGCGAGAAATTTATAAAAGATGAGTTTGAAAATAGAACATATGAGCGCAAGATCATCTGCCATGAAGGGACAATGGAGAACGTAAATGAGGATAAATTTAACCCGATCGACGGCAAAGCGCTAAAATACTGCGACAAGCTCTCAGCTTACATAGAAGCTGGAATTTCTATAAGCTACGGCGTCAAGTCAAAAGAGCTAACCGATGGCTTTAATAATATGTATAAATTTTTTAGTGAAAAACCTAAGATTGATGGAGTGGATTTTTTAGAAATTTGCGATGATTTTAATGAGCATTTTGGTTTAGAAAGACCCCCTCTCAGATAA
- a CDS encoding flagellar hook protein FlgE encodes MRGFYNGISGIKTQSFGMDVWANNISNINNVGFKASIPEFKNLINQHMASAGSGPTNNQVGLGATKQTTALKMTNGSFQNTDNNFDLAIGGKGFFGVVDKNGRNYYTRTGSFDIDGAGNLVDNKGNLLLGTLTSFTPVTPSANALRKYGQTKGTTQAFTAKEEDLKLGDTGSQKGINLPHFLYMPAKQTKNINLKGNLDSSLITDKRTTAIDAANFNYTLDNTNKTISLNGQIPLSQTRFGTKAGDSVVVKVKDGDGKFSEFSTTLESDGSWHINNKSLKFMNFASLDVKAEVTSLVEVANKEKLSSEIYNSDGTKSLVTINFTKQIPQGGNQTTWNATATITDANGVVQNTSMGTLTFDGSGRLVTNTLTSVGNVALNFLGDGDANVYNGITSSANSKKDFVIKADGYAEGNLTKYSVDDRGNIMANFDNSRSLIVAKVALYHFQNDQGVAKVGDNLYEATPNSGEAFFYKNKAGETIYGAQILANKLEMSNVDLGQALSEVIVTQKAYEASAKSITTSDEMIQTAIQMKK; translated from the coding sequence ATGAGAGGTTTTTACAACGGAATTAGTGGCATTAAAACACAAAGCTTTGGCATGGATGTTTGGGCAAATAATATCTCAAATATCAACAACGTAGGTTTTAAAGCTTCAATCCCTGAGTTTAAAAATTTAATCAATCAACATATGGCTTCTGCTGGAAGTGGTCCAACTAACAATCAAGTAGGTCTTGGAGCTACGAAACAAACGACAGCTTTAAAGATGACAAATGGTAGTTTTCAAAATACTGATAATAACTTCGACCTAGCCATAGGCGGTAAAGGCTTTTTTGGTGTCGTTGATAAAAATGGTAGAAACTACTACACAAGAACAGGTAGCTTTGATATAGATGGGGCTGGAAATTTAGTAGATAATAAAGGCAACTTGCTTCTTGGTACGTTAACAAGTTTTACTCCAGTCACTCCAAGTGCTAATGCTCTTAGAAAATATGGTCAAACAAAAGGTACCACGCAGGCATTTACTGCAAAAGAAGAAGATCTAAAACTAGGTGATACTGGCTCACAAAAAGGTATAAATTTACCTCATTTTTTATATATGCCAGCCAAGCAAACAAAAAATATAAATTTAAAAGGTAACCTAGACTCAAGTCTTATAACAGATAAGCGAACAACAGCCATTGATGCGGCAAATTTTAACTATACACTCGATAATACAAACAAAACTATCTCACTAAATGGGCAAATCCCACTAAGTCAGACAAGATTTGGTACAAAAGCAGGTGATAGCGTAGTGGTAAAAGTAAAAGATGGTGATGGTAAATTTAGTGAGTTTTCAACCACGCTAGAGAGCGATGGTAGCTGGCATATAAACAATAAAAGCTTAAAATTTATGAATTTTGCTAGCTTAGATGTAAAAGCTGAAGTTACATCACTAGTTGAAGTAGCTAATAAAGAAAAACTAAGCTCAGAGATATATAACAGTGATGGTACAAAGAGCTTAGTAACTATAAATTTTACAAAGCAAATCCCTCAAGGTGGCAATCAAACTACCTGGAATGCCACAGCTACGATAACTGATGCTAATGGTGTTGTGCAAAATACATCTATGGGAACACTTACTTTTGATGGTAGCGGTAGGCTTGTTACAAATACATTAACAAGCGTTGGAAACGTAGCTTTAAATTTTCTTGGCGATGGAGATGCGAATGTCTATAATGGCATAACAAGCTCGGCTAATTCAAAAAAAGACTTCGTCATAAAAGCAGATGGCTATGCCGAGGGAAATCTCACAAAATACAGCGTCGATGACCGTGGTAATATCATGGCAAATTTTGATAATTCTCGTTCACTTATCGTAGCAAAAGTAGCACTTTATCACTTCCAAAACGACCAAGGTGTGGCAAAAGTGGGTGATAATCTCTATGAAGCAACTCCAAATTCAGGCGAAGCATTTTTTTACAAAAATAAAGCTGGTGAGACCATTTATGGAGCACAAATTTTAGCAAACAAGCTTGAGATGAGTAACGTCGATCTTGGTCAAGCGCTAAGTGAGGTTATAGTCACACAAAAGGCTTATGAGGCTAGTGCAAAAAGTATCACAACAAGTGATGAGATGATCCAGACTGCTATTCAGATGAAGAAATAA
- a CDS encoding flagellar basal body rod modification protein: MASVSDITTQTTQQKNAEKKAKAKQDAAAGTGTNPNAQLDKDAFMKLLLTELQYQDPTSPMDTEKMLTQTSQLASLEMQQNTNSAMKELVNQLKSNANAYAISALGKMVSTGSNSVLLTDEQKTVNFALYFKSDLANGKLEIKNANGEVVRSIDIKDLKSGVRRISWDGKDDSGKQLPNGAYTVSVNYTGKDGNSYKTQVGSYPVEAVKFVDGKAMIKIAGEYVPMDKISEFYEG; this comes from the coding sequence ATGGCTTCAGTTTCAGATATAACTACACAAACAACACAACAAAAAAATGCCGAGAAAAAAGCAAAAGCAAAGCAAGATGCGGCAGCTGGCACAGGAACTAACCCAAATGCACAGCTAGATAAAGATGCATTTATGAAGCTACTTTTAACAGAGCTTCAGTATCAAGACCCAACAAGTCCTATGGATACTGAAAAGATGCTTACGCAAACTAGCCAGCTAGCATCACTAGAGATGCAACAAAATACAAACTCAGCTATGAAAGAGCTTGTAAATCAGTTAAAATCAAATGCAAATGCCTACGCTATCTCAGCCCTTGGAAAAATGGTCTCAACTGGTTCAAACTCGGTTTTACTAACAGATGAGCAAAAAACTGTAAATTTTGCACTTTATTTTAAATCAGATCTTGCAAATGGTAAGCTTGAAATTAAAAATGCAAATGGAGAGGTCGTTCGTTCAATCGATATAAAAGATCTAAAATCAGGAGTTCGCAGAATATCTTGGGATGGCAAAGATGATTCTGGAAAACAATTACCAAACGGCGCATATACAGTCTCTGTTAATTACACTGGAAAAGATGGTAATTCATACAAGACTCAAGTAGGTAGCTATCCGGTTGAAGCAGTAAAATTTGTAGATGGTAAAGCCATGATAAAAATCGCAGGTGAATATGTCCCAATGGATAAAATATCTGAATTTTACGAAGGATAA